In Streptococcus parasuis, the following proteins share a genomic window:
- the lspA gene encoding signal peptidase II, giving the protein MRKFGFPLLAAVLIAIDQYVKAWTVANIELDSVREFLPGFMSLAYLRNYGAAWSILQNQQWFFTIVTIVVLIGLVWYYIRQIKGSLWTLFSLSLMMAGALGNFIDRVRLGYVVDMFHLDFINFPIFNVADMCLSVGVGLLFICILKEEYDGNKG; this is encoded by the coding sequence ATGCGTAAATTTGGGTTTCCGCTCCTTGCGGCGGTTTTAATTGCTATTGATCAATATGTGAAAGCTTGGACAGTTGCGAATATTGAGTTAGATTCAGTAAGAGAATTTTTACCAGGTTTCATGAGTTTGGCCTATTTGCGCAACTATGGTGCAGCTTGGTCGATTTTGCAAAATCAACAATGGTTTTTTACGATTGTAACTATTGTTGTATTGATTGGGCTGGTTTGGTACTATATTCGACAGATAAAAGGAAGTCTATGGACATTATTTAGTCTTTCTTTGATGATGGCTGGAGCTTTGGGTAACTTTATTGACCGTGTTCGTTTGGGGTATGTTGTTGATATGTTTCACCTGGATTTTATAAATTTTCCGATTTTTAATGTCGCTGATATGTGCTTGTCGGTTGGGGTTGGATTGTTATTTATTTGTATATTGAAAGAAGAGTATGATGGAAATAAAGGTTGA
- a CDS encoding carbamoyl phosphate synthase small subunit: MSKRRLILEDGTIFEGEAFGSELDVTGELVFSTGMTGYQESITDQSYNGQILTFTYPLVGNYGVNRDDYESINPTCKGVVVSEWARRASNWRNQLTLDEFLKAKNIPGISGIDTRALTKIIRKHGTMKATIANVGDSIEHLTDQLRATVLPTNNIQQVSTKTAYPAPGIGRSVVLVDFGLKHSILRELSKRECNVTVVPFDTTAEEILALSPDGVMLSNGPGNPDDVPEALEMIRGIQGKIPIFGICMGHQLYAKANGAKTYKMKFGHRGFNHAVREIVTGRVDFTSQNHGFAVSREDLPDCLMITHEEINDKSVEGVRHKYLPGFSVQFHPDAAPGPHDASYLFDEFMDLMDSFKQEHN; this comes from the coding sequence ATGTCAAAAAGACGATTAATTTTGGAAGATGGAACTATTTTTGAAGGGGAAGCCTTTGGTTCCGAATTAGATGTGACTGGTGAACTGGTTTTTTCAACGGGCATGACAGGTTACCAAGAGTCCATTACAGACCAATCATATAATGGTCAAATTTTAACATTTACGTATCCTTTGGTAGGGAATTATGGTGTCAATCGTGATGATTATGAGTCCATTAATCCAACTTGTAAAGGAGTAGTTGTTAGTGAGTGGGCTAGACGGGCAAGCAACTGGCGGAACCAACTAACATTAGATGAATTTTTAAAAGCAAAAAATATTCCAGGGATTTCTGGTATCGATACGCGTGCCTTAACAAAAATTATTCGTAAACATGGGACTATGAAGGCAACAATTGCAAATGTGGGTGATTCCATTGAGCATTTGACAGATCAGTTGCGTGCGACAGTATTACCGACCAATAATATTCAGCAAGTATCAACGAAAACAGCTTATCCTGCTCCGGGAATTGGGCGTAGCGTGGTCTTGGTTGATTTTGGTTTGAAGCATTCAATCTTACGTGAATTGTCCAAGCGTGAATGCAATGTTACTGTAGTTCCATTTGATACGACAGCAGAAGAAATCTTAGCACTCTCTCCAGATGGTGTGATGTTGTCCAATGGTCCTGGAAATCCAGATGATGTACCGGAAGCGTTGGAAATGATTCGTGGTATCCAAGGGAAAATCCCTATTTTTGGTATTTGTATGGGCCATCAATTGTATGCCAAGGCAAATGGTGCTAAGACGTATAAGATGAAATTTGGACACCGTGGTTTCAACCATGCTGTTAGAGAAATTGTAACTGGTCGTGTAGACTTTACAAGCCAAAACCATGGTTTTGCGGTTTCGCGTGAAGATCTGCCGGATTGTCTCATGATTACGCATGAAGAAATCAACGATAAATCGGTCGAGGGTGTGCGTCATAAATACCTTCCAGGATTCTCGGTACAATTTCACCCAGATGCAGCACCCGGTCCTCACGATGCTAGCTATCTTTTTGATGAATTCATGGACTTGATGGACTCATTTAAACAAGAGCACAATTGA
- a CDS encoding class I SAM-dependent methyltransferase — translation MKVIITTSLRMDDNLVAKAKQLAEELGIEYLKRNKQSVSSLLKGAEKVLVLYQNKIVLEQRNGQTFFFHPDTAMLRIKAGHDPLLDLIGASKKTILDCTMGLASDSIVLASAGHQVTSLESSRLIYFIVSRGLQDFNSSNVLVDCAMRSVQTKCIDSLTYLKEQIDKSVDVIYFDPMFSEEIKESNNLAGLVEMADGSRLSKELLLEAKRVAREKILVKAHFRDSVFEEFGFKRHVRPNQKFHYGEIRLKE, via the coding sequence ATGAAAGTAATAATCACTACGAGTCTGAGGATGGACGATAATCTTGTTGCAAAGGCGAAACAGCTGGCTGAGGAGTTAGGTATAGAATACTTGAAAAGAAACAAGCAGTCCGTTTCTTCTTTATTAAAGGGAGCAGAAAAGGTGCTTGTGCTCTATCAAAATAAGATTGTTTTAGAGCAGAGAAATGGTCAAACCTTCTTTTTCCACCCTGACACAGCGATGTTGCGAATAAAAGCAGGACATGATCCGCTATTAGATCTAATTGGGGCATCAAAGAAAACGATTTTAGATTGTACCATGGGACTGGCTTCTGATAGTATCGTATTAGCAAGTGCAGGTCATCAGGTGACATCCTTGGAGAGTTCACGGCTTATTTATTTTATTGTTAGTCGTGGTTTACAGGATTTCAACAGTAGTAATGTGCTGGTGGATTGTGCTATGCGATCCGTTCAAACTAAATGTATAGATAGTTTAACCTATCTGAAAGAACAAATAGATAAGTCTGTTGATGTCATTTACTTTGATCCCATGTTTTCAGAAGAAATCAAGGAATCAAACAATCTTGCTGGTTTAGTGGAGATGGCTGACGGAAGTCGATTGTCAAAAGAGTTGCTTCTTGAGGCAAAACGGGTTGCAAGGGAAAAAATTCTTGTCAAGGCTCATTTCAGAGACAGTGTTTTTGAAGAATTTGGCTTTAAACGTCATGTAAGACCCAATCAAAAATTTCATTATGGAGAAATTCGTTTGAAGGAGTGA
- the rpsP gene encoding 30S ribosomal protein S16, with protein sequence MAVKIRLTRMGSKKKPFYRINVADSRAPRDGRFIETVGTYNPLLAENSVTLKEERVLEWLAKGAQPSDTVRALLSNAGVLKKFHEQKFSK encoded by the coding sequence ATGGCAGTAAAAATCCGTTTGACTCGTATGGGTTCTAAAAAGAAACCTTTCTACCGTATTAACGTTGCAGACTCACGTGCACCACGTGATGGTCGTTTCATTGAAACAGTTGGTACTTACAACCCACTTTTGGCTGAAAACTCAGTAACTCTTAAAGAAGAACGTGTACTTGAGTGGTTGGCAAAAGGTGCACAACCATCTGACACTGTTCGTGCTCTTCTTTCAAACGCTGGCGTATTGAAAAAATTCCACGAACAAAAATTCTCTAAATAA
- a CDS encoding DUF4298 domain-containing protein, which yields MEARKRVVEMEKIFNMHLEMNKSLADSVTQLNQAQSSYLRLLDYYQSQTYMEDLDLSNKGYFDGIPCGVLSEDGVYNLLFDRSNLASQLRELADLLEQ from the coding sequence ATGGAAGCTAGGAAACGTGTCGTAGAGATGGAAAAAATATTTAATATGCATCTGGAGATGAACAAGTCCCTTGCTGATAGTGTTACCCAACTCAATCAGGCACAATCAAGTTATTTACGGTTGCTAGATTATTATCAAAGCCAGACCTATATGGAAGATCTTGATTTATCCAATAAGGGTTATTTTGATGGTATTCCTTGCGGTGTATTGAGTGAAGATGGAGTCTATAATTTGCTTTTTGACCGCTCGAATTTAGCAAGTCAACTGAGAGAATTAGCGGATCTGCTGGAGCAATAA
- the pyrR gene encoding bifunctional pyr operon transcriptional regulator/uracil phosphoribosyltransferase PyrR, translating to MKTKEIVDDMTMKRAITRITYEIIERNKNLDNIVLAGIKTRGVFIAKRIQERLKQIEGIDVPLGELDTKPFRDDVKVEEDTTNFTADVNDRDVILVDDVLYTGRTIRAAIDNIVSLGRPARVSLAVLVDRGHRELPIRADYVGKNIPTSRTEEIIVHMTEIDQQDAVLLVEAE from the coding sequence ATGAAGACAAAAGAAATCGTTGATGATATGACCATGAAGCGGGCGATTACCCGCATCACATATGAAATTATCGAACGCAACAAAAATTTAGACAATATCGTTCTTGCTGGCATTAAAACACGAGGTGTTTTTATAGCGAAGCGAATTCAAGAAAGGCTGAAGCAAATTGAGGGGATTGATGTACCTCTGGGTGAATTAGATACCAAGCCTTTCCGAGATGATGTGAAAGTTGAAGAAGATACAACGAATTTTACTGCGGATGTCAATGATCGGGATGTCATCTTGGTAGATGATGTACTCTATACTGGACGAACCATTCGTGCAGCAATTGATAATATTGTGTCACTTGGAAGACCCGCTCGCGTTAGTTTGGCTGTATTGGTTGACCGCGGTCATAGAGAATTACCGATTCGTGCAGATTATGTTGGAAAAAATATTCCAACAAGTCGGACAGAGGAAATCATTGTTCATATGACGGAAATTGACCAACAAGATGCTGTTTTATTAGTAGAAGCGGAATAA
- a CDS encoding zinc ribbon domain-containing protein YjdM, with the protein METLPNCPKCNSEYVYEDGALLVCPECAYEWNPADVAEEENGPVAIDANGNRLADGDTVTLIKDLKVKGAPKDLKQGTRVKGIRIVEGDHNIDCKIDGFGAMKLKSEFVKKI; encoded by the coding sequence ATGGAAACTTTACCAAATTGCCCAAAATGCAATTCTGAATACGTTTATGAGGATGGAGCACTATTAGTTTGCCCTGAATGTGCCTATGAATGGAACCCAGCTGATGTGGCTGAAGAAGAAAATGGTCCAGTGGCAATTGATGCAAATGGCAATCGTTTGGCTGATGGCGATACTGTTACACTTATAAAAGACTTGAAAGTCAAGGGTGCACCTAAGGATTTGAAGCAAGGTACACGTGTTAAAGGGATTCGTATCGTCGAAGGTGACCACAACATTGATTGCAAAATCGATGGGTTCGGTGCGATGAAGTTAAAATCTGAGTTCGTTAAGAAAATTTAG
- a CDS encoding aspartate carbamoyltransferase catalytic subunit → MTIVDGKVSLKHLVTMETLSNEEVLGLIQRGLAFKKGEPVALNRKYYASNLFFEDSTRTHKSFEMAELRLDMGMIDFDARTSSVNKGETLYDTILTMSALGVDICVIRHSEVDYYKQLIDSPTIQTSIVNGGDGSGQHPSQSLLDLMTIYEEFGRFDQLKIAIAGDITHSRVAKSNMQILKRLGADIYFTGPEEWYAEEFDIYGKHVNIDEIIEEVDVLMLLRVQHERHDGSESFSKEHYHRLHGLTEDRYKRLKEQTIVMHPAPVNRDVEIADHLVEAPKSRIVRQMQNGVFVRMAILEAIVNGKA, encoded by the coding sequence ATGACAATTGTAGATGGTAAAGTATCTCTAAAACATTTGGTGACAATGGAAACACTTTCGAATGAAGAAGTGCTGGGACTTATCCAACGGGGATTAGCTTTCAAAAAAGGTGAGCCTGTTGCTTTAAATCGTAAATATTATGCCTCAAATTTATTCTTTGAGGATTCAACACGCACTCACAAATCATTTGAAATGGCTGAACTTAGATTAGACATGGGAATGATAGATTTCGATGCCCGTACGAGTTCGGTAAATAAAGGCGAAACCCTTTATGATACAATTCTAACCATGTCGGCATTAGGAGTCGATATTTGTGTGATTCGACACTCAGAGGTAGATTACTACAAACAATTGATTGATAGTCCGACAATACAGACTTCAATTGTCAATGGAGGAGATGGTTCAGGTCAGCATCCGAGTCAATCTCTGCTTGATTTGATGACAATTTATGAAGAATTTGGCCGCTTTGATCAGTTAAAAATCGCTATTGCAGGGGACATCACTCATTCGAGGGTTGCTAAATCAAATATGCAAATTCTCAAACGATTGGGAGCTGATATTTACTTTACTGGTCCTGAAGAATGGTATGCGGAAGAATTTGATATTTATGGTAAACATGTAAACATTGATGAGATTATTGAAGAAGTAGATGTCTTGATGTTGCTCCGTGTTCAACACGAACGACATGATGGGTCAGAAAGTTTTTCAAAAGAACATTACCATCGTTTGCATGGATTAACTGAGGATAGATATAAACGACTAAAAGAACAGACAATTGTAATGCATCCAGCACCAGTTAATCGTGATGTAGAAATTGCTGATCATTTGGTTGAAGCACCTAAATCACGCATTGTCCGTCAAATGCAAAATGGTGTATTTGTCCGAATGGCTATCTTAGAAGCGATAGTGAATGGCAAGGCATAA
- the carB gene encoding carbamoyl-phosphate synthase large subunit produces MPKRTDIKKIMVIGSGPIVIGQAAEFDYAGTQACLALKEEGYSVVLVNSNPATIMTDKEIADKVYIEPITIEFVTRILRKERPDALLPTLGGQTGLNMAMELSKAGILDELGVELLGTKLSAIDQAEDRDLFKQLMEDLQQPIPESEIVTTVEEALAFAKTIGYPVIVRPAFTLGGTGGGMCSNESELKEIAENGLKLSPVTQCLIERSIAGFKEIEYEVMRDAADNALVVCNMENFDPVGIHTGDSIVFAPTQTLSDIENQMLRDASLTIIRALKIEGGCNVQLALDPHSFKYYVIEVNPRVSRSSALASKATGYPIAKLAAKIAVGLTLDEMVNPVTGTTYAMFEPALDYVVAKIPRFPFDKFEKGERRLGTQMKATGEVMAIGRNIEESLLKACRSLEIGVYHNEMPELSHLSDDALVEKIVKAQDDRLFYLSEGLRRGYTVEELAQLTKIDIFFLDKLLHILEIEQELAINHDNIDLLKKAKKYGFADRKIAELWGRTESYIRQLRTDHKIIPVYKMVDTCAAEFESSTPYFYSTYEWENESIRSEKESVLVLGSGPIRIGQGVEFDYATVHSVKAIQAAGYEAIIMNSNPETVSTDFSVSDKLYFEPLTLEDVLNVIDLEQPKGVIVQFGGQTAINLAEPLEKAGIPILGTQVADLDRAEDRDLFEKALKDLGIPQPPGQTATNEEEALEAARKIGFPVLVRPSYVLGGRAMEIVENENDLRSYMRTAVKASPEHPVLVDSYIVGRECEVDAISDGTDVLIPGIMEHIERAGVHSGDSMAVYPPQTLSKKVQETIADYTKRLAIGLNCIGMMNIQFVIKDEIVYVIEVNPRASRTVPFLSKVTDIPMAQVATKLILGQGLSELGYEDGLYPESQQVHVKAPVFSFSKLAKVDSLLGPEMKSTGEIMGSDVTLEKALYKAFEASYQHLEEFGNIVFTIADEDKEEALALAKRFYELGYGLFATVGTSDYLIENGLPVTLIGKLGDPENQDIPSLVRAGKVQAIINTVGKKRVADGAGQVIRSSAIEGGIPLFTALDTAEAMVKVLESRSFMTQAI; encoded by the coding sequence ATGCCTAAACGTACGGATATTAAAAAAATTATGGTGATTGGGTCTGGTCCCATTGTGATTGGTCAGGCTGCTGAGTTTGACTATGCTGGGACACAGGCTTGTTTAGCTTTGAAAGAAGAAGGCTATAGCGTTGTCTTGGTCAATTCAAATCCTGCAACAATCATGACAGATAAAGAAATCGCGGATAAGGTTTACATTGAACCTATCACGATTGAATTTGTTACACGTATTTTGCGGAAAGAGCGTCCAGATGCTCTTTTACCAACACTTGGTGGTCAAACTGGTCTAAATATGGCTATGGAACTGTCTAAAGCTGGTATTTTAGATGAACTTGGTGTTGAGTTATTGGGAACTAAGCTGTCTGCAATTGATCAGGCTGAGGATCGTGACCTATTTAAGCAACTGATGGAGGATTTGCAACAGCCAATTCCTGAATCTGAAATTGTTACAACGGTTGAGGAGGCCTTGGCTTTTGCTAAGACAATTGGCTATCCAGTAATTGTTCGTCCAGCCTTTACCTTAGGAGGTACCGGTGGCGGTATGTGTAGCAATGAGTCGGAGTTGAAAGAAATTGCTGAAAATGGATTGAAACTTTCGCCTGTTACTCAATGTTTGATTGAACGTTCGATTGCTGGATTTAAAGAAATAGAATACGAGGTCATGCGTGATGCTGCGGATAATGCCCTTGTTGTGTGTAACATGGAAAACTTTGACCCTGTTGGAATTCATACAGGTGACTCGATTGTATTTGCGCCAACTCAGACGCTTTCAGATATTGAAAATCAAATGCTACGTGATGCCAGTCTGACAATCATTCGTGCCTTGAAAATCGAAGGTGGTTGTAATGTTCAATTGGCTTTAGATCCACATAGTTTCAAATACTACGTCATTGAGGTGAATCCACGTGTTTCTCGTTCATCAGCCTTAGCTTCAAAAGCAACAGGCTATCCAATTGCCAAATTAGCTGCTAAAATTGCTGTCGGTTTGACCTTGGACGAGATGGTAAACCCTGTAACGGGAACAACTTACGCTATGTTTGAGCCAGCACTCGACTACGTTGTTGCTAAAATTCCTCGCTTCCCTTTTGATAAATTTGAAAAAGGGGAACGTCGTCTTGGTACACAGATGAAAGCAACTGGGGAAGTGATGGCAATAGGTCGTAACATTGAAGAAAGTCTTCTGAAGGCTTGTCGTTCCTTGGAAATTGGTGTTTACCACAATGAAATGCCTGAGCTAAGTCACTTGTCTGATGATGCTTTAGTAGAAAAAATTGTTAAGGCTCAAGATGACCGTCTTTTCTATCTTTCAGAAGGTCTAAGACGAGGATATACTGTTGAGGAGCTTGCTCAATTAACAAAAATTGATATCTTCTTCCTTGATAAACTGCTTCATATATTAGAAATCGAGCAGGAATTAGCAATCAATCATGATAATATTGATTTGTTGAAAAAAGCTAAAAAATATGGCTTTGCAGATCGTAAAATTGCAGAACTTTGGGGTAGAACAGAGTCCTATATTCGTCAGTTGCGTACAGATCATAAGATTATTCCTGTTTATAAGATGGTGGACACCTGTGCAGCTGAATTTGAAAGTTCAACACCTTATTTCTATTCGACCTATGAGTGGGAAAATGAATCCATTCGGTCTGAGAAAGAATCTGTCCTTGTGTTAGGATCAGGTCCGATTCGGATTGGGCAAGGTGTTGAGTTTGACTACGCGACAGTCCATTCGGTAAAAGCCATTCAGGCCGCAGGCTATGAAGCGATTATTATGAATTCAAACCCTGAAACAGTTTCGACAGACTTCTCTGTTTCTGACAAGTTATATTTTGAGCCTCTGACTCTTGAAGATGTCCTCAACGTGATTGACTTGGAACAACCAAAAGGTGTTATCGTTCAATTCGGTGGACAGACTGCTATCAACTTGGCGGAACCATTGGAAAAAGCTGGTATTCCAATCTTAGGTACGCAAGTAGCTGATTTGGATCGAGCAGAAGATCGTGATTTATTTGAAAAAGCCTTGAAAGATTTGGGTATTCCACAACCACCTGGGCAAACTGCAACAAATGAAGAGGAAGCCTTAGAAGCAGCTCGCAAGATTGGATTCCCTGTGCTTGTACGGCCATCTTATGTTTTGGGGGGGCGCGCGATGGAAATTGTTGAAAATGAAAATGACCTACGTTCTTATATGCGAACAGCAGTTAAGGCGTCGCCCGAACACCCTGTCTTGGTTGACTCATATATTGTAGGTCGTGAATGTGAAGTGGATGCTATATCAGATGGTACTGATGTGTTAATTCCTGGTATCATGGAGCACATTGAACGTGCTGGGGTTCACTCAGGGGACTCAATGGCAGTTTATCCACCACAGACTTTATCAAAAAAGGTGCAAGAAACGATTGCGGATTATACAAAACGTCTAGCTATCGGCTTGAACTGTATTGGTATGATGAATATTCAGTTTGTCATCAAAGACGAAATAGTTTATGTCATCGAGGTAAATCCTCGTGCCAGTCGTACGGTTCCATTCTTGTCAAAAGTAACAGATATTCCGATGGCGCAAGTGGCAACGAAATTGATTTTGGGGCAAGGCCTATCAGAACTTGGTTATGAAGATGGACTCTATCCTGAAAGTCAACAAGTCCACGTCAAAGCTCCTGTCTTCTCATTCTCAAAATTAGCTAAAGTAGATAGTCTTTTAGGCCCAGAAATGAAGTCAACTGGTGAAATTATGGGTTCAGACGTCACACTTGAAAAAGCCCTCTATAAGGCTTTTGAAGCAAGTTATCAGCATCTAGAAGAATTTGGGAACATTGTCTTCACTATTGCAGATGAAGATAAGGAAGAGGCCCTTGCTCTTGCAAAACGGTTCTACGAATTGGGTTATGGTCTGTTTGCGACAGTCGGTACTTCAGACTATCTGATTGAAAATGGCTTACCTGTTACGCTCATTGGAAAACTTGGAGATCCTGAAAATCAAGATATTCCTAGTCTCGTTCGAGCTGGGAAAGTCCAAGCTATTATTAACACAGTTGGTAAAAAGCGTGTAGCAGATGGTGCTGGGCAAGTGATTCGTAGTTCTGCTATCGAAGGAGGAATTCCTCTCTTTACAGCTCTTGATACTGCCGAAGCCATGGTTAAAGTTCTAGAAAGCCGTAGCTTTATGACACAGGCAATTTAA
- a CDS encoding RluA family pseudouridine synthase, whose product MEIKVETGGVRLDKALSELTELSRSVANDQIKAGQVLVNGQVKKAKYTVQEGEIITYQVPEIEEIDYVAEDIPLDIVYQDEDVAVVNKPQGMVVHPSAGHTSGTLVNALLYHVKDLSGINGVLRPGIVHRIDKDTSGLLMIAKNDDAHTKLATELKDKKSLRKYWAIVHGNLPNDRGVIEAPIGRSEKDRKKQAVTAKGKEAVTRFQVLERFGDYTLVELTLETGRTHQIRVHMAYIGHPVAGDEVYGPRKTLKGHGQFLHARTLGFTHPKTGEVVAFTAEAPAIFQDTLEYLRRTAKG is encoded by the coding sequence ATGGAAATAAAGGTTGAAACAGGCGGTGTTCGTCTGGATAAGGCATTGTCAGAATTGACAGAGTTATCTCGTTCGGTGGCAAATGACCAAATCAAGGCTGGTCAGGTATTGGTCAATGGTCAAGTAAAGAAGGCAAAATATACTGTACAAGAAGGGGAAATCATTACCTATCAAGTACCAGAGATTGAAGAAATTGATTATGTCGCTGAAGATATTCCTTTAGATATTGTTTATCAAGATGAAGATGTCGCTGTTGTCAACAAACCTCAAGGAATGGTTGTGCACCCCTCAGCTGGGCATACTTCTGGGACCTTAGTTAATGCACTTCTATACCATGTCAAAGACTTGTCAGGTATCAATGGAGTCCTTCGTCCTGGGATTGTTCATCGAATTGATAAGGATACCTCAGGTTTATTAATGATTGCTAAAAACGATGATGCTCATACAAAACTCGCAACTGAGTTAAAAGATAAAAAATCCCTTCGCAAGTATTGGGCCATTGTACATGGAAACCTTCCAAATGATCGTGGAGTCATTGAAGCACCTATTGGTCGTTCTGAAAAGGATCGTAAGAAACAGGCTGTGACGGCAAAAGGGAAAGAAGCGGTCACGAGATTCCAAGTATTGGAACGATTTGGTGACTATACCTTAGTTGAATTGACATTAGAAACAGGTAGAACCCACCAAATTCGGGTTCACATGGCTTATATTGGTCATCCAGTTGCTGGGGACGAAGTTTATGGTCCCCGAAAAACTTTAAAAGGACATGGCCAATTTCTCCATGCCAGAACTCTTGGATTCACTCATCCGAAAACTGGAGAGGTAGTTGCTTTTACAGCAGAAGCGCCAGCTATTTTTCAAGATACACTAGAGTATCTTCGTCGAACTGCTAAAGGCTAG
- the pcp gene encoding pyroglutamyl-peptidase I, with amino-acid sequence MKILVTGFDPFGGESINPAQEVIKSLPKQIAGAEILLEEIPTVFYQAASVLEEAMAKYAPDIVLCIGQAGGRTELTPERVAINQDDARIPDNLGQQPIDTMIREDGQPAYFSTLPIKAMVEAIRAAGLPASVSNTAGTFVCNHLMYQALYLADKQFPKTKAGFLHIPFLPEQVLDKPGFASMSLADIVRGVEAAIGAIVAYKDKEDVKNVGGATH; translated from the coding sequence ATGAAAATATTAGTAACTGGTTTTGATCCATTTGGAGGTGAGTCTATCAATCCTGCACAGGAGGTCATTAAATCTTTACCGAAGCAGATTGCAGGCGCAGAGATTCTTCTTGAGGAGATTCCAACTGTTTTTTATCAAGCTGCAAGTGTTCTTGAAGAAGCCATGGCTAAGTATGCACCAGATATTGTGCTATGTATTGGACAGGCTGGTGGAAGGACGGAATTAACACCCGAGCGTGTAGCCATTAATCAAGACGATGCTCGCATTCCAGATAATTTAGGACAACAACCAATTGACACTATGATTCGTGAAGATGGGCAACCTGCTTATTTTTCAACCTTACCCATCAAAGCAATGGTTGAAGCCATTCGTGCAGCAGGTCTTCCAGCCTCTGTTTCTAATACTGCAGGGACCTTTGTCTGCAACCATCTCATGTACCAAGCTCTTTACTTAGCTGATAAACAATTTCCAAAGACTAAGGCTGGTTTTCTTCATATTCCGTTTCTTCCGGAACAGGTTCTTGACAAACCAGGCTTTGCCTCTATGTCTCTAGCCGATATTGTTAGAGGAGTTGAAGCAGCCATTGGAGCAATAGTTGCATATAAAGACAAAGAGGATGTGAAGAACGTTGGAGGTGCAACACATTGA
- a CDS encoding KH domain-containing protein, giving the protein MDMIENLIIAIVKPLISQPENLTIKIVDTPEFLEYHLDLDQSDIGRVIGKKGRTISAIRTIVYSVPTSDKKVRLVIDEKE; this is encoded by the coding sequence ATGGACATGATTGAAAATCTCATTATTGCGATTGTGAAACCTTTGATTTCACAGCCTGAAAACTTGACGATTAAAATCGTTGATACACCTGAATTCTTAGAATACCATTTGGATTTAGATCAATCGGACATCGGCCGTGTCATCGGTAAAAAAGGACGTACCATTTCTGCAATCAGAACGATTGTTTATTCTGTCCCTACAAGTGATAAAAAAGTTCGTTTAGTGATCGACGAGAAAGAATAG
- a CDS encoding Pr6Pr family membrane protein produces MKYQSILFYSRCLLAILAVTGTALEIIKYGIGMLMYYTVQSNLLVSLFAVYMVYAMFKGNDLQGPQFLRIKAAVTMSIMITCVVYHFMLAPLAEDFWRVENILCHYVVPLYFLLDTLFVDQQRQYKWFDPIWWTLLPVLYMIFGLINGFFLKIPIPDAKDSPFAYFFLNVPKYGWSYVLTYVGIIFAAYLICGFGLAGIKCLRVAPNK; encoded by the coding sequence ATGAAATATCAAAGTATTTTGTTTTACAGTAGGTGTCTGCTGGCTATTTTAGCTGTTACTGGTACAGCTTTGGAGATTATCAAGTATGGCATCGGCATGCTTATGTACTACACAGTACAGTCTAACTTACTGGTCTCCCTGTTCGCTGTGTATATGGTTTATGCCATGTTCAAGGGAAACGATTTACAAGGTCCTCAGTTCCTTCGAATAAAGGCTGCGGTAACAATGTCAATAATGATTACCTGTGTGGTCTATCATTTTATGTTGGCACCACTGGCCGAAGATTTTTGGCGTGTTGAGAATATACTTTGCCACTATGTTGTTCCTTTGTACTTTTTGTTGGATACCCTCTTTGTAGATCAGCAGCGCCAGTATAAATGGTTTGATCCGATTTGGTGGACGTTATTACCAGTTCTGTATATGATTTTTGGATTAATCAATGGCTTTTTCCTCAAGATTCCAATTCCGGATGCCAAGGATAGTCCATTTGCCTATTTCTTTTTAAATGTGCCTAAATATGGCTGGTCGTATGTATTGACCTATGTAGGAATTATTTTTGCGGCCTATCTTATCTGCGGATTTGGATTAGCTGGAATCAAGTGTCTACGTGTTGCGCCTAATAAATAG